One genomic region from Salvia hispanica cultivar TCC Black 2014 chromosome 2, UniMelb_Shisp_WGS_1.0, whole genome shotgun sequence encodes:
- the LOC125203716 gene encoding transcription termination factor MTEF18, mitochondrial-like, which translates to MNRLQIIIAPQLLKWVSLLRANSNFTPSQSNFYGYGSHRLAHKVRLYGTESSIDSKKGVGFGGSGKKGRIVRAQAQSALVEYFHLTRSFRIMDAENMSKNAPEFFNRLMKRVVIDDDSKIKHSVTRFLRYHPVNEFEPFFESIGLKHSEYVGYLPRNLMFLSDDELLLENYYVLCNYGIERNRIGKIFKEANEVFQYDYGSLQTKLRSIENLGLRQSLVAKIVAASPHLLRGNVDEFVEFLEMLNKVEIDHEWLLENIREEDSYNWKSMFQLMCLLCKLGWSEKQVGELFKQHPDLLLECSGRITFDLIGLLLKFGASKSDLRTLFLRFPQIPVLKFTKNLHNSYIFLSGIDMAALDIGKIVRSYPSLLGSIELKKVKSILSLLCCGKNRLCQMVNDDPFTLKAWVLGKRVEPLETEKRAVKIMALKTEFLISLGFEEKSKDMEKAVKTLRGRGVELQERFDCLVNNGLNREQAIKMVRISPQILNQTRDVIEMKIQLFFDELGYQASDLLTHPKILSYTIERVKFRLLMYRWLKDQGAVRPGLSLSTLLATSDEEFIKTYVALHARGLEYWKSLNKRHIKK; encoded by the coding sequence ATGAACAGATTACAGATTATTATAGCACCCCAATTGCTCAAATGGGTTTCTTTACTACGTGCAAATAGCAATTTTACACCATCACAATCCAATTTTTATGGTTATGGGTCGCATCGTCTTGCACATAAAGTTAGGTTGTACGGAACAGAGAGCTCCATTGATTCGAAAAAAGGCGTGGGCTTTGGTGGGAGTGGGAAAAAAGGGCGTATTGTGAGAGCACAAGCACAGTCTGCTTTGGTAGAATACTTCCATTTAACTAGGAGTTTTAGGATCATGGATGCTGAGAATATGAGCAAGAATGCCCCTGAGTTTTTCAATAGGTTGATGAAGAGAGTGGTTATAGATGATGATAGCAAGATTAAGCATTCTGTGACGCGATTTTTGAGGTACCATCCGGTTAATGAGTTTGAGCCTTTCTTTGAGAGCATAGGGTTGAAGCATTCCGAATACGTGGGGTATCTTCCTAGgaatttgatgtttttgtcTGATGATGAGTTGTTATTGGAGAACTATTATGTTCTGTGTAACTATGGAATTGAGAGGAATAGGATTGGGAAGATTTTCAAGGAAGCCAATGAGGTGTTCCAGTATGACTACGGCTCTCTGCAGACAAAGCTTCGATCTATTGAGAATTTGGGATTGAGACAATCTCTTGTTGCCAAGATTGTCGCCGCAAGTCCTCATCTTTTGAGGGGAAATGTTGATGAATTTGTTGAGTTTCTGGAAATGTTAAATAAGGTGGAGATTGACCACGAGTGGCTTTTGGAGAATATACGCGAGGAGGATTCTTACAATTGGAAATCCATGTTTCAGCTCATGTGCTTGTTGTGCAAGTTGGGCTGGAGTGAGAAGCAAGTCGGGGAACTATTTAAGCAGCATCCTGATCTTCTGCTTGAGTGCTCTGGACGCATTACCTTTGACCTCATTGGGTTATTGTTGAAATTTGGAGCATCGAAGAGTGATTTACGCACTCTTTTTCTTCGGTTTCCTCAAATTCCAGTTTTGAAGTTTACTAAGAATTTACATAATTCCTACATCTTCCTCTCTGGAATTGACATGGCTGCCCTAGATATTGGTAAAATAGTCCGCTCGTATCCTTCACTTTTGGGTTCCATTGAACTAAAAAAAGTGAAGAGCATATTGAGCCTACTGTGCTGTGGCAAGAACAGGCTCTGTCAAATGGTCAATGATGATCCGTTCACATTGAAGGCCTGGGTCCTGGGTAAGAGAGTTGAACCACTGGAGACTGAAAAGAGGGCTGTTAAAATAATGGCATTGAAAACTGAGTTTTTGATAAGCCTAGGCTTCGAAGAGAAATCAAAGGATATGGAAAAGGCTGTTAAAACGCTTCGGGGCAGAGGAGTGGAACTTCAAGAGAGGTTCGATtgtttagtgaataatggccTGAACCGCGAGCAGGCAATAAAGATGGTCAGAATATCTCCTCAAATTCTCAACCAGACTCGTGATGTTATTGAAATGAAGATTCAGCTTTTTTTTGATGAGTTGGGCTATCAAGCATCTGATTTACTCACTCATCCaaaaattctctcttacaCAATTGAGAGGGTGAAGTTTAGGCTTTTAATGTACAGATGGCTTAAAGATCAAGGAGCAGTGCGTCCCGGTTTGTCCTTGAGCACGCTCTTGGCTACATCAGATGAAGAATTTATCAAAACTTATGTAGCT
- the LOC125206295 gene encoding uncharacterized protein LOC125206295 has product MNPDDYDLSTSDGCRRALTRALFDAVNEAKAKCLAQMQREQTAAEARYLHVGDTTGRECLKKFCKIVVEAFGDTYLRRPTADDCHRLMRMHEMVHGFPRMLGSIDCMHWQWKNCPTAWRGQFTSGYKGSHPTMILEAVADHRLWIGHAYFGVAGSNNDINVLNSSTLFADQCKGRGPAIEFTANGRSCPIGERRVLFAAKQESARKDMERAFGVPQSRWAIVKGPTRFWYKEVITDVMYACIIMHNMIVEQEVGHDTDWVDDEARPSSSTATPPVARGLPMGFGDFLQRQTSMRSQQDHTQLMTDMIEEFWNRNRC; this is encoded by the exons atgaatcccgacgACTACGATTTGAGTACATCGGATGGCTGCAGACGGGCCTTGACTCGAGCCTTGTTCGATGCCGTTAATGAAGCCAAGGCGAAATGCTTGGCACAAATGCAGCGGGAGCagacggcggcggaggcgcGG TACCTTCACGTCGGGGATACAACTGGCCGCGAATGTCTCAAGAAATTTTGTAAGATAGTTGTGGAGGCTTTTGGCGACACATATTTGCGACGCCCGACTGCTGATGATTGCCATAGGCTGATGAGGATGCACGAGATGGTGCACGGCTTCCCTAGGATGCTAGGGAGCATCGACTGTATGCACtggcagtggaagaactgcccgACGGCGTGGAGAGGACAATTTACCAGCGGCTACAAGGGCAGCCACCCTACGATGATCTTGGAAGCCGTCGCTGACCACCGCCTCTGGATCGGGCATGCCTACTTTggtgtagccgggtcgaacaacgacatcaacgtcctcaactcatCCACCCTCTTCGCGGATCAGTGCAAGGGTCGTGGACCGGCTATCGAGTTCACTGCCAACGGCCGCAG CTGCCCAATTGGTGAGAGGAGAGTCTTGTTTGCGGCAAAGCAGGAGTCTGCACGGAAGGATATGGAGCGGGCTTTTGGGGTGCCCCAATCACGGTGGGCAATCGTGAAAGGTCCGACGCGTTTCTGGTACAAGGAAGTCATCACCGacgtcatgtatgcgtgcatcatcatgcataacatgatagtcgaacaagAAGTTGGACATGACACCGATTGGGTGGATGATGAAGCCAGACCTAGCTCCAGCACGGCGACCCCGCCTGTCGCTCGAGGATTACCAATGGGCTTCGGTGATTTTCTACAGCGACAGACCTCAATGCGCAGCCAACAAGACCATACTCAGCTCATGACTGATATGATTGAAGAATTTTGGAACCGCAACCGCTGTTGa
- the LOC125206294 gene encoding uncharacterized protein LOC125206294 encodes MASPSSLKTLNSTNLFFSIKPPPSVSLSSSMKLKTLLQTFIFSHLYRALSKARSILLQIFKNLQLKNKQKKLYFSSFRLHYNWCSSSRTIYFNAYPKSLRYDVGPAGECTGELSKYLQWLEDQESSNEIDRLADLFIADCHEKFKLEKQESYRLFQEMMARSV; translated from the coding sequence ATGGCTTCCCCTTCATCACTAAAAACTCTCAACTCCACCaatctcttcttctccatcaaACCACCTCCCTctgtttctctctcatcatCAATGAAGCTCAAAACACTCCTCCAAACCTTCATCTTCTCTCATCTCTACCGCGCCCTCTCCAAAGCCAGATCAATCCTCCTCCAAATCTTCAAGAATCTGCAGCTCAAGAACAAGCAGAAGAAGCTCTATTTCAGCTCTTTCAGGCTGCATTACAACTGGTGCTCGTCTTCTCGGACCATCTACTTCAATGCTTACCCCAAGTCGCTCCGCTACGACGTCGGCCCGGCCGGGGAGTGCACTGGAGAGCTGTCCAAGTACCTGCAGTGGCTGGAGGACCAAGAATCGTCCAATGAGATTGACAGGCTGGCCGATTTGTTCATTGCTGACTGCCATGAGAAATTCAAGCTGGAGAAGCAAGAGTCTTACAGATTATTTCAAGAAATGATGGCTAGAAGCGTTTGA